The following are from one region of the Lacinutrix sp. Bg11-31 genome:
- a CDS encoding sigma-54-dependent Fis family transcriptional regulator: MESSIQATKQRFGIIGNSPTLNRAIEKAIQVSPTDISVLVTGESGVGKESIPKIIHQLSHRKHNKYIAVNCGAIPEGTIDSELFGHEKGAFTGATAARNGYFEVADGGTIFLDEVGELPLTTQVRLLRVLENGEFIKVGSSKVQKTNVRIVAATNVNMFEAIKKEKFREDLYYRLSTVEINLPPLRERQEDIHLLFRKFASDFALKYKMPTIKLSDDAILNLIKYRWSGNIRQLRNVAEQVSVLEQNRAISADTLRGYLPTGSNLPAVIKTTKSESDFSSEREILYKVLFDMKADLNDLKKLTMELMKKGNAKDVQEDNQGLIEKIYGDNDDEETLEDLQVLAIPQKTETTKSYTAETNDKYHFAEEIEEEETLSLHDKELELIKKSLERHSGKRKLAAEELGISERTLYRKIKQFDL, translated from the coding sequence ATGGAATCATCAATTCAAGCAACAAAACAACGTTTCGGAATTATTGGAAATAGTCCCACTTTAAATCGTGCTATAGAAAAAGCTATACAAGTATCTCCAACAGATATTTCTGTTTTGGTAACAGGAGAAAGTGGTGTTGGTAAAGAAAGTATTCCAAAAATAATACACCAACTTTCGCACAGAAAACACAACAAATACATTGCAGTAAACTGTGGCGCAATACCAGAAGGCACAATAGATAGTGAACTTTTTGGTCACGAAAAAGGCGCTTTCACAGGTGCAACTGCAGCCAGAAATGGTTATTTTGAAGTTGCAGATGGTGGCACTATTTTTTTAGACGAAGTTGGAGAATTACCACTTACCACACAAGTACGCTTATTACGTGTTCTCGAAAATGGTGAATTTATAAAAGTTGGCTCTAGTAAAGTGCAAAAAACCAATGTACGTATTGTTGCAGCAACAAACGTAAACATGTTTGAAGCCATTAAAAAAGAAAAATTTCGTGAAGATTTATACTACAGATTAAGTACTGTAGAAATCAACCTTCCACCTTTACGTGAGCGACAAGAAGATATCCATTTACTGTTTAGAAAATTTGCTAGTGATTTTGCATTGAAATATAAAATGCCAACCATAAAGCTATCGGATGATGCTATACTTAATTTAATAAAATACCGTTGGAGTGGAAACATTAGACAGTTACGAAATGTGGCTGAACAAGTTTCAGTTTTAGAACAAAATAGAGCAATTTCTGCCGATACTTTAAGAGGTTATCTACCAACAGGAAGTAACTTACCTGCTGTAATTAAGACCACAAAATCTGAAAGCGATTTTAGTAGCGAACGCGAAATCCTCTACAAAGTATTGTTTGATATGAAAGCAGATTTAAATGATTTAAAGAAGCTTACAATGGAGTTAATGAAAAAAGGAAATGCTAAAGATGTTCAAGAAGATAATCAAGGTTTAATTGAAAAAATCTATGGTGATAACGATGACGAAGAAACTCTAGAAGACTTGCAAGTATTGGCTATTCCGCAGAAAACTGAAACAACTAAATCTTATACAGCAGAAACTAACGACAAATATCATTTTGCTGAAGAAATAGAGGAGGAAGAAACGTTATCTCTTCACGATAAAGAACTAGAATTAATAAAAAAATCTTTAGAGAGACATAGTGGTAAACGTAAATTAGCCGCTGAAGAATTAGGTATTAGCGAGCGTACACTTTATCGAAAGATTAAACAATTTGATTTATAG
- a CDS encoding LptE family protein, with protein MKYIKHILILIVTVSVFSCGFYSLSGTNIQADVKSFQVNYFQNTAAQVEPGIDRDFTIALQDLIVNQTNLELVNSNGDLVYEGEITEYRISPTTATADNTAAQNRLTVGVRVRFYNKKAEDDDFEKTFSFFYDYAGSSLLSGSVKDTALEEIFERITQDIFNASLAKW; from the coding sequence ATGAAATACATAAAACACATTCTAATACTAATAGTAACAGTTTCAGTTTTTAGCTGTGGCTTTTATTCTTTATCTGGAACAAATATTCAAGCTGATGTAAAATCTTTTCAGGTAAACTACTTCCAAAATACAGCTGCACAAGTTGAGCCAGGAATAGATAGAGATTTTACTATAGCGTTGCAAGACTTAATAGTAAACCAAACTAATTTAGAACTTGTAAACTCTAATGGAGATTTAGTTTATGAAGGTGAAATTACAGAATATCGTATTTCTCCAACTACAGCAACAGCAGACAATACAGCTGCACAAAACAGACTTACAGTAGGAGTACGTGTGCGTTTTTACAATAAAAAGGCGGAAGATGACGACTTCGAAAAAACATTCTCATTTTTCTACGATTATGCAGGAAGTTCTTTACTTAGTGGTAGTGTAAAAGATACTGCTTTAGAAGAGATTTTCGAACGTATAACTCAAGATATTTTTAACGCATCTTTAGCTAAGTGGTAA
- the miaB gene encoding tRNA (N6-isopentenyl adenosine(37)-C2)-methylthiotransferase MiaB encodes MEKTIDEAKQGEALILEQKENNSKKLFIESYGCAMNFSDSEIVASILDKQGYNTTDTLEDADLVLVNTCSIRDKAEQTVRKRLQKYNAVKRINPKMKVGVLGCMAERLKTKFLEEEKIVDLVVGPDAYKDLPNLLAEVEDGHDAINVLLSKDETYGDISPVRLNSNGVTALVSITRGCDNMCTFCVVPFTRGRERSRDPQSIIEEVNDLWSKGYKEITLLGQNVDSYLWYGGGMKKDFVKATEMQKATAVDFSKLLQICAEAQPTMRIRFSTSNPQDMSLDVIKMMAKYDNICNHIHLPVQSGSNRILKEMNRLHTREEYFTLIDNIRSIIPNCAISQDLIAGFPTETEEDHQDTLSLLEYVKYNFGYMYTYSERPGTLAERKFEDDIPETTKSRRLSEIIALQLKHSELRTRQFLGQTIEILVEKESKKAKDQWSGRSQHSIVAVFPKENYNIGDLVNVKITDCTKATLIGEAVGLSMK; translated from the coding sequence ATGGAGAAAACTATAGACGAAGCTAAACAAGGAGAAGCTTTAATTTTAGAGCAAAAAGAGAACAATTCTAAGAAACTTTTTATTGAAAGTTACGGTTGTGCTATGAATTTTAGTGACAGCGAAATTGTGGCTTCTATATTAGACAAACAAGGTTACAACACAACAGATACGCTAGAAGATGCAGATTTAGTTCTGGTAAACACTTGCTCTATTCGAGATAAAGCAGAGCAAACCGTTAGAAAACGTTTACAAAAATATAATGCTGTAAAACGTATTAACCCAAAAATGAAAGTTGGTGTTTTAGGTTGCATGGCAGAACGTTTAAAAACTAAATTTTTAGAAGAAGAAAAAATTGTTGACCTTGTTGTTGGACCAGATGCTTATAAAGATTTACCTAATCTTTTAGCAGAAGTTGAAGATGGACACGATGCAATAAACGTTCTTTTGTCTAAAGACGAAACTTATGGAGACATTTCTCCTGTACGTTTAAACAGTAATGGTGTTACTGCTTTAGTTTCTATTACTCGTGGTTGCGATAATATGTGTACCTTTTGTGTTGTCCCATTTACTCGTGGCAGAGAACGTAGTCGCGATCCACAAAGTATTATTGAAGAGGTTAACGATCTATGGAGTAAAGGCTACAAGGAAATTACTTTGCTTGGCCAAAATGTAGACAGCTACCTTTGGTATGGAGGTGGTATGAAAAAAGATTTTGTAAAAGCTACGGAAATGCAAAAGGCAACTGCTGTAGATTTCTCTAAACTACTTCAAATATGTGCAGAAGCACAACCAACTATGCGTATTCGTTTTTCGACCTCTAATCCTCAAGACATGAGTTTAGATGTTATTAAAATGATGGCAAAATATGATAATATTTGTAATCACATTCATCTACCAGTACAAAGCGGAAGTAACCGTATTTTAAAGGAGATGAATCGTTTGCATACACGCGAAGAGTACTTTACTTTAATAGATAATATTCGTTCAATTATTCCTAATTGTGCAATTAGTCAAGATCTTATTGCTGGTTTCCCTACAGAAACAGAAGAAGATCACCAAGACACTTTAAGCTTATTAGAATATGTGAAATATAACTTTGGTTATATGTACACCTATTCTGAAAGACCTGGAACGCTTGCAGAACGCAAATTTGAAGATGATATTCCAGAAACCACAAAAAGCAGACGATTAAGCGAGATTATTGCGCTTCAATTAAAACATAGCGAGCTTAGAACACGACAATTTTTAGGACAAACTATAGAAATATTAGTAGAAAAAGAATCTAAAAAAGCTAAAGATCAATGGTCTGGAAGAAGCCAACATAGTATTGTTGCCGTATTTCCAAAAGAAAATTACAACATTGGAGATTTAGTAAACGTAAAAATAACAGATTGTACAAAAGCAACACTAATAGGTGAAGCTGTTGGACTCTCAATGAAATAA
- the gldM gene encoding gliding motility protein GldM, which yields MAGGKASARQKMINLMYLVFIAMMAMNMSKEVLSAFGLMEAKFADSNEATIERNDKLLAELEGKADENPKEFKVPAARAQQVKIISDKFYKYIETLKRDLVKKGEYVLDEKGKLPFEAMDKTDILDELWFTGDRLTKKGDEVMTNINAYKKAVNDILSTDESYRGRAQAFEKTFSTEKVENKDGKKIDWLAYNYQGFPAIASYTKLTAMQNDVKVTESDMFSLFLGNIVSEATTLNNYKAIVLADKSAFFAGEKFQGRVVIGKYANVAPTKLVVQGKEIDLSKSIDSTGAATLDFNVGNVGEHDIKGKFTFIENGQELEIPIVNANYVVVPRPNSATISADKMNVVYRGVKNPMTISFAGVPDNKVSASASGLTKAGKSGKYTMVPTSGKEVTIIVSATLDDDSRVSDKATFRIKDIPKPTGQLAGMSNGKLPRANIAAGTVKAELLDFDFELPLSVTGFKVKVPGQPSITVSGSKMSGQARAAINKARRGDDVTIFDIKSRSSGPAIKPASPIVIELAN from the coding sequence ATGGCAGGAGGAAAAGCATCCGCAAGGCAGAAAATGATTAACTTGATGTATTTAGTATTCATCGCAATGATGGCTATGAATATGTCAAAGGAAGTGCTATCAGCATTTGGGCTGATGGAGGCGAAGTTCGCTGATTCTAATGAAGCAACAATCGAAAGAAATGACAAATTGTTAGCTGAGCTAGAAGGGAAAGCTGATGAGAATCCAAAAGAATTTAAAGTACCTGCAGCGCGAGCTCAACAGGTTAAAATTATTTCAGATAAATTCTACAAATACATCGAAACTCTTAAAAGAGATTTAGTAAAAAAAGGCGAATATGTATTGGATGAGAAAGGTAAATTACCATTTGAAGCAATGGATAAAACAGATATTCTTGATGAACTATGGTTTACTGGAGATCGTTTAACTAAGAAAGGTGATGAAGTTATGACTAACATTAACGCTTATAAAAAAGCAGTTAATGATATTCTTTCTACAGACGAAAGTTATAGAGGAAGAGCCCAAGCTTTTGAAAAAACATTTAGTACAGAAAAAGTTGAGAATAAAGATGGGAAAAAAATCGATTGGTTAGCGTATAACTATCAAGGTTTTCCAGCAATTGCTTCTTACACTAAATTAACAGCGATGCAGAATGATGTTAAAGTAACAGAGTCTGATATGTTTAGTTTATTCTTAGGAAACATTGTTTCAGAAGCAACAACTTTAAATAATTACAAAGCAATTGTATTGGCTGATAAATCTGCATTTTTTGCAGGTGAAAAATTTCAAGGTAGAGTTGTAATTGGTAAGTATGCCAATGTTGCACCAACAAAATTAGTGGTTCAAGGTAAAGAAATTGACTTATCTAAATCTATTGATTCTACTGGAGCTGCTACATTAGATTTTAATGTAGGAAATGTTGGGGAACATGATATTAAAGGTAAGTTTACTTTTATAGAAAATGGTCAGGAGTTAGAAATCCCTATCGTTAATGCTAACTACGTAGTAGTACCAAGACCAAATTCGGCAACCATATCAGCAGATAAAATGAATGTAGTGTATAGAGGTGTTAAAAACCCAATGACTATTTCTTTTGCTGGAGTTCCAGATAATAAAGTATCTGCTAGTGCTAGTGGTTTAACTAAAGCTGGTAAATCTGGTAAATATACAATGGTACCTACTTCAGGTAAAGAGGTTACTATCATTGTAAGTGCTACTTTAGACGATGATTCTAGAGTTAGTGATAAAGCTACTTTTAGAATTAAAGATATTCCTAAGCCTACAGGTCAATTAGCAGGTATGTCTAACGGTAAATTACCAAGAGCTAATATTGCTGCTGGTACTGTTAAAGCAGAATTACTTGATTTTGATTTCGAATTACCATTATCTGTAACAGGCTTTAAAGTAAAAGTTCCTGGACAGCCTAGTATTACTGTAAGTGGTAGTAAAATGAGTGGTCAAGCTAGAGCAGCAATTAACAAAGCAAGAAGAGGTGACGATGTTACGATTTTCGATATTAAATCAAGATCTAGTGGACCAGCAATTAAGCCTGCATCTCCAATAGTTATAGAGTTAGCTAACTAA
- the gldL gene encoding gliding motility protein GldL, with the protein MAQKGKITVTNMIYGLGAAIVIVGALFKIQHWPYGSEILTLGMIVEALVFTYSAFERQTADTDWSLVYPELAGGMTTTKKGKIEEPKDAEGLLSKKLDNLLKDAKIDGELMASLGNSIKNFEGAAKGISPTVDAMSATKKYGEEMSLAAAQMESLNSLYKVQMESASRQATINEESVENANKLKEQMQSLASNLSSLNGVYGGMLTAMNKN; encoded by the coding sequence ATGGCACAAAAAGGTAAAATCACAGTAACTAATATGATTTATGGATTAGGAGCAGCAATTGTAATTGTTGGAGCCTTGTTTAAAATTCAACACTGGCCTTATGGTTCAGAAATATTAACGTTAGGAATGATTGTGGAAGCTTTAGTATTTACATATTCTGCATTCGAAAGACAAACAGCAGATACAGACTGGTCTTTAGTTTATCCAGAATTAGCTGGAGGAATGACTACAACAAAAAAAGGAAAAATAGAAGAGCCTAAAGATGCTGAAGGTTTATTATCGAAAAAATTAGACAACTTATTAAAAGATGCTAAAATTGATGGTGAATTAATGGCTAGCTTAGGTAATAGTATTAAAAATTTCGAAGGTGCTGCTAAAGGTATATCTCCAACAGTAGATGCAATGTCTGCAACAAAAAAATATGGAGAGGAAATGTCTCTTGCTGCTGCACAAATGGAATCTTTAAACAGTTTATATAAAGTACAAATGGAATCTGCTAGTCGTCAAGCGACTATTAACGAGGAGTCTGTAGAAAATGCAAACAAGCTTAAAGAACAAATGCAATCTTTAGCATCTAACTTATCTTCTTTAAATGGAGTCTATGGTGGAATGTTAACTGCAATGAACAAAAACTAA
- the gldK gene encoding gliding motility lipoprotein GldK, translating to MNMKKFVLLTVVLTLLAGCGSKDKGQLVGVKGKKWHPEKPYGMTLVPGGAFIMGKADDDLAGIQDAPAKTVTVRAFYMDETEITNSEYRQFVEWVRDSTIRTKLAILADEVGETGESGEPGVGQFAFKDANEEEMTPYEKYMLDNYSGLGETGYEGRKLNHDVDLIFDTAEYPDEYYVEVMDTMYLPIEESYNGQRTWDVTKFKFQYSYMDIEKAAKNKNLRRKDVIIKEEVEIYPDTTAWIRDFAYSYNEPMHNDYFWHDAYGDYPVVGVSWKQAKAFCQWRTLVHNSYRKEKKRHYVNSYRLPSEAEWEYAARGGLQAATFPWGGPYAKNDRGCFMANFKPLRGDYAADQALYTVEADAFEPNDFNLYNMAGNVSEWVNASYDPSSYEHMSTINPSVNEASNQRKVVRGGSWKDVAYFLQVSSRDYEYADSARSYIGFRTVQDYMGTEVTANSRR from the coding sequence ATGAATATGAAGAAGTTTGTATTATTAACAGTAGTTTTAACACTTTTAGCCGGTTGTGGTTCTAAAGACAAAGGTCAATTAGTTGGTGTTAAAGGAAAGAAATGGCATCCAGAGAAGCCTTACGGTATGACTTTGGTACCTGGAGGAGCATTTATTATGGGTAAAGCTGATGATGATTTAGCTGGAATTCAAGATGCACCTGCAAAAACCGTTACGGTAAGAGCTTTCTACATGGATGAAACAGAAATCACTAATAGTGAGTATCGCCAATTTGTAGAATGGGTTAGAGACTCTACAATTAGAACTAAATTAGCGATTTTAGCTGATGAAGTTGGAGAAACTGGTGAGAGTGGAGAACCAGGTGTTGGTCAATTTGCATTTAAAGACGCAAATGAGGAGGAGATGACTCCTTACGAGAAATACATGTTAGACAACTATAGTGGTCTTGGTGAAACAGGTTACGAAGGAAGAAAATTAAATCATGATGTAGATTTGATTTTTGATACTGCAGAATATCCAGACGAATATTACGTAGAAGTAATGGATACTATGTATTTACCTATAGAAGAGTCTTACAACGGTCAGCGTACTTGGGATGTCACTAAATTTAAGTTCCAATATTCTTACATGGATATTGAAAAAGCAGCAAAAAACAAAAACTTACGTCGTAAAGATGTTATTATAAAAGAAGAAGTAGAAATCTATCCAGATACTACAGCTTGGATTAGAGATTTCGCTTATTCTTATAATGAGCCTATGCACAACGATTATTTCTGGCACGATGCTTATGGAGATTATCCTGTAGTTGGTGTGTCTTGGAAACAAGCAAAAGCTTTTTGTCAGTGGAGAACACTAGTTCACAACTCTTACAGAAAAGAAAAGAAAAGACATTACGTAAACTCTTATCGTTTACCTTCTGAAGCAGAATGGGAATACGCAGCTAGAGGAGGTTTGCAAGCAGCAACCTTTCCTTGGGGAGGACCATATGCTAAGAACGACAGAGGTTGTTTTATGGCAAACTTTAAACCATTACGTGGAGATTACGCAGCAGATCAAGCATTATATACGGTAGAAGCAGATGCTTTCGAGCCTAACGATTTTAACTTATATAATATGGCAGGAAATGTTTCTGAATGGGTAAATGCATCTTACGATCCAAGTTCTTATGAACACATGTCTACAATTAATCCAAGTGTAAACGAAGCTAGTAACCAACGTAAAGTAGTTAGAGGTGGTTCTTGGAAAGATGTTGCATACTTCTTACAAGTAAGTTCAAGAGATTACGAATATGCAGATTCTGCAAGAAGTTATATTGGCTTTAGAACAGTTCAAGATTATATGGGAACTGAAGTTACTGCTAACTCAAGACGTTAA
- a CDS encoding formimidoylglutamase, with product MNFNFLSPVSDAVLAHNELLTMQALGRKLRIHSTQQGIPDLEGVSVAIIGVLENRNDVNYIGEEFQLNEVRKSFYALFPGSWNTIIADLGDINRGESVEDTYFALKTTVSILVQKKIIPVILGGSQDLTYAIYRAYDNLMPMVNIVNVDSRFDIGDSAKPIKNNSFIGKVILDEPYNLFNYATLGYQTYFNSQEEIDLMERLYFEAYRLGEISNDITIAEPVMRDANVVSIDLGVVKASEVSLKQRLSPNGLDGKEICAMARYAGISNKVSTFGIFEYKPSYDDEVTAMLISQMLWYFIEGVNCRIKDDDFLDDNNHQKFTTLADAEELVFYKSTKTGRWWIEIPFLANVNNKLKKHTLLPCTHKDYLEACNGKIPDRWYKAYQKNSV from the coding sequence ATGAACTTTAATTTCTTGTCTCCAGTATCAGATGCGGTTTTAGCTCATAACGAGTTATTAACAATGCAGGCTTTAGGGAGAAAATTAAGGATTCACTCAACACAACAAGGAATTCCTGATTTAGAAGGCGTTTCGGTTGCTATTATCGGTGTTTTAGAAAATAGAAACGATGTTAATTACATAGGTGAAGAATTTCAGCTTAATGAAGTTCGGAAATCTTTTTATGCATTATTTCCTGGGAGTTGGAACACAATTATTGCGGATTTAGGAGATATTAATAGAGGTGAGTCTGTGGAGGATACTTATTTTGCCCTAAAGACAACTGTTTCGATTCTAGTTCAGAAAAAAATTATTCCAGTTATTTTAGGTGGAAGCCAAGATTTAACCTATGCCATTTATCGTGCTTACGATAATTTAATGCCAATGGTTAATATTGTTAATGTCGATTCGCGTTTCGACATAGGTGATTCGGCTAAGCCAATTAAAAATAATAGTTTTATAGGTAAAGTGATATTAGATGAGCCTTATAATTTATTTAATTATGCAACCTTAGGTTATCAAACCTATTTTAATTCGCAAGAAGAAATAGATTTAATGGAGCGTTTATATTTTGAAGCGTATCGATTAGGTGAAATATCTAACGATATCACTATTGCAGAGCCAGTTATGCGAGATGCAAATGTGGTAAGTATAGATCTTGGCGTTGTAAAAGCTTCAGAAGTAAGTTTAAAACAAAGGCTTTCTCCAAATGGTTTAGATGGAAAAGAGATATGCGCTATGGCACGTTATGCAGGAATAAGTAATAAGGTTTCAACATTTGGTATATTCGAGTATAAACCGTCTTATGACGATGAAGTAACAGCAATGTTAATATCGCAAATGTTGTGGTATTTTATTGAAGGTGTAAACTGTAGGATAAAAGATGACGACTTTTTAGATGATAATAATCATCAAAAATTCACTACTTTAGCGGACGCTGAAGAATTAGTATTCTATAAAAGCACTAAAACAGGAAGATGGTGGATAGAAATACCTTTTTTAGCAAATGTTAATAATAAATTAAAAAAGCATACGTTATTACCTTGCACGCACAAAGATTATTTAGAGGCATGTAATGGTAAAATACCAGATAGATGGTATAAAGCGTATCAAAAGAATAGTGTATAA
- the topA gene encoding type I DNA topoisomerase: protein MAKNLVIVESPAKAKTIEKFLGKDFKVESSYGHISDLPSKELGVDVEGDFDPKYEVSSDKKAIVKKLKDLAKKAEMVWLASDEDREGEAIAWHLAESLGLVKEKTKRIVFHEITKSAIQKAVENPRQIDYDLVDAQQARRVLDRIVGYELSPVLWRKVKGGLSAGRVQSVSVRLIVEREKEINEFKAEASYRIDAEFSNEEGQSFKAKLPKSIKTKAEALKFLEQNANTTFKVSDLEKKPAKKSPSAPFTTSTLQQEASRKLYFSVSKTMTMAQRLYEAGLITYMRTDSVNLSNEAKQGAAKEIIDAYGKEYAKERNYKGKSKGAQEAHEAIRPTNFAVHTAGLDYDQTRLYELIWKRAIASQMSEAKLERTNVKINAAAHKQTFTANGEVITFDGFLKVYLEGTDDEDLEQQEGMLPAMKIGETLLNNNITATERYTRAPYRFTEASLVKKLEELGIGRPSTYAPTISTIQNRNYVEKGTIEGVERNYTQLVLESGNVKDNLLTEKVGSDKGKLVPTDIGIIVTNFLVNHFSSILDYSFTANVEDQFDDIADGKADWKDVMKAFYKDFHPRVVDVQENAERESGERILGEDPKSGKRVSVRLGKFGPMVQMGMSDDEEGPTYASLSPDQQLGSITFEEAMDLFQLPKNLGTYEDLEVAVNNGRFGPYVKFGEAYVSLPKGTDPLTVELNDAIVLIKEKQEADAPIYMYKDLPVQKGKGRFGPFIKWNNMFINVNKKYDWDNLSDTDIVELIEVKIQKEIDKVIHNWEDEGIRVEKARWGRFNILQGKVKIELPKTTDAPALTLEEVKAILEKNAPKKKKKAVKKKPATKKKTTAKKK from the coding sequence ATGGCTAAGAATTTAGTAATAGTTGAGTCACCTGCGAAAGCAAAAACAATCGAAAAATTTCTTGGAAAAGATTTTAAAGTAGAATCGAGTTATGGGCACATTTCCGATTTGCCTTCTAAAGAATTGGGCGTTGATGTAGAAGGTGATTTTGATCCAAAATACGAAGTATCCTCAGATAAAAAAGCAATTGTAAAAAAGCTTAAAGATTTAGCGAAAAAAGCAGAAATGGTTTGGTTGGCTAGTGATGAGGATCGAGAGGGTGAAGCTATTGCTTGGCACTTAGCTGAGTCTTTAGGTTTGGTTAAAGAGAAAACCAAACGTATTGTTTTTCATGAGATTACTAAGTCTGCAATACAAAAAGCAGTAGAAAACCCAAGACAGATAGATTACGATTTGGTAGATGCACAACAAGCACGTCGTGTATTAGATAGAATTGTAGGTTACGAGTTGTCTCCAGTGTTATGGAGAAAAGTAAAAGGAGGTTTATCTGCAGGACGAGTGCAATCGGTTTCAGTTAGATTGATTGTAGAGCGTGAAAAAGAAATTAATGAGTTTAAGGCTGAAGCATCTTATAGAATTGATGCTGAGTTTTCAAACGAAGAAGGACAATCGTTTAAAGCAAAATTGCCAAAATCGATTAAAACAAAAGCAGAAGCTTTAAAGTTTTTAGAGCAAAATGCAAATACTACGTTTAAGGTTTCAGACTTAGAGAAAAAACCAGCAAAGAAATCACCTTCTGCACCATTTACAACTTCAACATTACAACAAGAAGCATCAAGGAAATTATATTTTTCAGTAAGTAAAACCATGACTATGGCACAACGTCTATACGAAGCCGGTTTAATTACTTATATGAGAACAGATAGTGTAAATTTATCTAACGAAGCAAAGCAAGGCGCAGCAAAAGAAATTATTGATGCTTACGGAAAAGAATACGCAAAAGAACGTAATTATAAAGGAAAGTCTAAAGGAGCGCAAGAAGCTCACGAAGCCATTAGACCAACAAATTTTGCAGTACACACTGCAGGTTTAGATTACGACCAAACAAGATTATACGAGTTAATTTGGAAACGTGCTATTGCATCGCAAATGAGCGAAGCAAAACTAGAGCGTACCAATGTAAAAATAAATGCTGCAGCACATAAGCAAACCTTTACTGCTAATGGAGAGGTGATTACTTTCGATGGATTTTTAAAAGTCTATTTAGAAGGTACAGATGATGAGGATTTAGAGCAGCAAGAAGGGATGTTGCCAGCAATGAAAATTGGTGAAACATTATTAAACAATAATATTACAGCTACCGAACGTTACACAAGAGCACCTTATAGATTTACAGAAGCATCACTTGTAAAGAAATTAGAAGAACTTGGTATTGGTAGACCCTCTACATATGCGCCAACAATTTCTACTATTCAAAATAGAAACTACGTAGAGAAAGGGACGATTGAAGGTGTCGAACGTAATTACACACAATTGGTTCTTGAAAGCGGAAATGTAAAAGATAATTTACTTACAGAAAAAGTAGGTTCAGATAAAGGAAAATTAGTACCAACAGATATTGGTATTATTGTAACCAACTTCTTGGTAAATCATTTTTCAAGTATTTTAGATTACAGTTTTACAGCTAATGTAGAAGATCAGTTTGATGATATTGCAGATGGTAAAGCAGACTGGAAAGATGTAATGAAGGCTTTTTATAAAGACTTTCATCCAAGAGTTGTTGATGTACAGGAAAATGCAGAAAGAGAATCTGGAGAACGTATTTTAGGAGAAGACCCTAAATCTGGAAAGCGCGTAAGTGTGCGTTTAGGTAAGTTTGGGCCAATGGTGCAAATGGGAATGTCGGACGACGAAGAAGGCCCAACTTATGCAAGTCTAAGTCCAGATCAACAATTAGGAAGTATCACTTTTGAAGAAGCTATGGATTTATTCCAGCTTCCTAAAAACTTAGGGACTTACGAAGATTTAGAAGTTGCTGTTAATAATGGTCGTTTTGGACCTTATGTGAAATTTGGTGAAGCTTATGTTTCGTTACCAAAAGGTACAGATCCTTTAACAGTAGAGCTGAATGATGCTATTGTATTAATTAAAGAGAAGCAAGAAGCAGATGCTCCTATTTACATGTATAAGGATTTACCTGTGCAAAAAGGGAAAGGACGTTTTGGACCATTTATAAAATGGAATAACATGTTTATTAATGTAAACAAAAAGTATGATTGGGATAACTTATCTGATACTGATATTGTTGAGTTAATAGAAGTAAAGATTCAAAAAGAAATTGATAAGGTTATCCATAATTGGGAAGATGAAGGTATTCGTGTTGAAAAAGCACGCTGGGGAAGGTTCAATATTTTACAAGGTAAAGTGAAAATTGAATTACCTAAAACAACAGATGCCCCAGCTTTAACTTTAGAAGAAGTGAAAGCTATTCTTGAGAAAAACGCACCAAAGAAGAAGAAAAAAGCAGTCAAAAAGAAACCTGCGACTAAGAAGAAAACTACAGCAAAAAAGAAATAA